From Etheostoma cragini isolate CJK2018 chromosome 17, CSU_Ecrag_1.0, whole genome shotgun sequence, one genomic window encodes:
- the atoh7 gene encoding protein atonal homolog 7 → MMKSRRPSCTDSGSESSEPDSKSPEKYETATRRRMAANARERKRMQGLNTAFDRLRKVVPQWGQDKKLSKYETLQMALSYIMALNRILTDARKHNAPHRQWLDLQFDCVQPESYPCLMRYDSPTEQDYIHSSFSYQFDGHQVHG, encoded by the coding sequence ATGATGAAGTCTCGGCGACCCAGCTGCACCGACTCTGGATCCGAGTCCTCAGAACCAGACTCCAAGAGCCCGGAGAAATACGAGACTGCCACGAGGCGACGGATGGCAGCCAATgccagagagaggaagaggatgcAGGGCTTGAACACAGCCTTTGATCGCCTACGTAAAGTGGTCCCCCAGTGGGGCCAGGACAAAAAACTGTCCAAGTATGAAACCCTGCAGATGGCTCTCAGCTACATCATGGCCCTCAACCGGATCCTGACAGACGCCAGGAAGCACAACGCTCCTCACAGGCAGTGGCTGGACCTGCAGTTTGACTGTGTGCAGCCTGAAAGCTACCCCTGCCTCATGAGGTACGACTCTCCCACTGAACAGGACTACATCCACTCGTCCTTCTCGTATCAGTTTGATGGCCATCAGGTCCACGGATAA
- the pkd2l1 gene encoding polycystic kidney disease 2-like 1 protein isoform X1, with translation MKCRNNRADSHLTGQVELNSVSNGAWVNQGYCGSPLPLPRAVSTAYNPQPLFQGSMDSMYKPDLPGPFPEERPSTDQSLGKKQRGCCSFIKGLWGTTLTENTSNNRELFVRTTLRELIVYLVFLVDISLLTYGMTSSSTYYYTKAMTDLFVNTAGASGVMFQSIGSMADFWTYTQGPMVDSLYWTKWYNDQSLDSGDQSFIYYENMLLGVPRMRQIKIMNNSCKVHKDFKDEIAECFDVYNDKKEDATSFGLINGTAWTYHTEKDIKGSSYWGLLATYSGAGYYQDLSRTKEESVIILQELVDNLWLDRGTRVAFIDFSTYNANINMFCVIRLVVEFPATGGAIPSYQIRTVKLIRYVTNWDFFILGCEIVFCLFIMYYVVEEILELRIHRLSYFKSIWNILDVVVIMLAIVAIIFNVFRTVKVDKLLGKLLEQPGIYADFEFLAFWQTQFNNMNAVNLFFAWIKVFKYISFNKTMTQLSSTLGRCAKDILGFAIMFFIVFFAYAQLGYLLFGTQVESFSTFVKCIFTQFRIILGDFDYDAIDRANRVLGPIYFVTYVFFVFFVLLNMFLAIINDTYSEVKEELSSQKDELQFTDIIKQSYMKTFMKLKLKKEKITDVQKVLQSGSREIEFKDFRETLKEMGHADHEISAAFSRFDHDGNQILDKDEQARMKIELEEKRDALCAELNDLGTTYGKEVLEKPPVTSNEQQNHSSHAFVDREQFIRLSKQVFHLESSVAGITSRIELIMEKLGLQEKTARKLTVANNDVMTLPPMGASWFVWTEGRRLSCHQGNHQFTHPPHTTVVCD, from the exons ATGAAGTGTCGGAACAACCGGGCCGACAGCCACCTGACCGGGCAGGTGGAGTTGAACAGCGTAAGCAACGGAGCCTGGGTGAACCAGGGCTACTGTGGCTCCCCTCTGCCCCTGCCCCGAGCAGTCAGCACCGCCTACAACCCCCAGCCCCTCTTCCAGGGCTCCATGGACAGCATGTACAAACCGGACCTCCCAGGCCCATTCCCAGAGGAACGGCCGTCCACCGACCAAAGCCTGGGGAAGAAACAAAGAGGCTGCTGCTCTTTTATCAAAG GCTTGTGGGGCACAACACTGACTGAAAACACCTCAAACAACAGAGAACTGTTTGTCCGAACCACGCTGCGAGAGTTAATAGTCTATCTGGTATTCCTGGTGGATATATCCCTCT TGACATACGGCATGACCAGCTCGAGCACCTATTACTACACTAAAGCCATGACGGACCTGTTTGTGAATACAGCTGGTGCAAGTGGGGTTATGTTTCAGTCCATTGGCTCCATGGCTGACTTCTGGACT TATACCCAGGGCCCAATGGTGGACAGCCTCTACTGGACTAAATGGTACAATGACCAATCCCTGGACAGCGGAGACCAGTCCTTCATCTACTATGAGAACATGCTGCTGGGAGTTCCTAGAATGAGGCAGATCAAGATTATGAACAACTCCTGCAAGGTCCACAAAGACTTCAAAGATGAGATCGCGGAATGTTTCGATGTTTACAATGATAAAAAGGAGGATGCCACTAGCTTCGGTCTCATCAATGGCACCGC ctGGACCtatcacacagagaaagacatcaaAGGTTCTTCTTACTGGGGATTGCTGGCCACATACAGTGGAGCGGGATACTACCAAGACTTGAGTCGCACCAAAGAGGAGAGCGTCATCATTCTGCAGGAACTGGTGGACAACCTGTGGCTCGACCGAGGAACCAGAGTAGCATTCATCGACTTCTCCACTTACAACGCAAATATTAACATGTTCTGTGTCATCAG GTTGGTTGTTGAGTTCCCAGCAACTGGCGGAGCAATCCCTTCCTACCAGATAAGAACAGTCAAACTGATCCGCTACGTCACCAACTGGGATTTCTTTATCCTCGGCTGTGAGATAGTATTCTGTTTATTCATTATGTATTACGTTGTGGAGGAAATTCTTGAGCTGCGAATACACCGGCTCTCCTATTTCAAAAGCATCTGGAACATACTGGATGTTGTTGTCATAATG CTCGCCATCGTTGCCATTATATTCAATGTTTTCCGAACTGTCAAAGTGGACAAGTTGCTGGGCAAACTGCTGGAACAACCCGGTATCTACGCTGACTTTGAATTTCTGGCCTTCTGGCAAACACAGTTCAACAACATGAATGCAGTGAACTTGTTCTTTGCGTGGATCAAG GTTTTCAAGTACATCAGTTTTAACAAGACGATGACTCAGCTGTCCTCCACACTGGGTCGATGTGCTAAAGATATCTTGGGCTTTGCCATTATGTTCTTCATCGTGTTCTTCGCCTATGCCCAACTTGGATATTTGCTCTTTGGGACACAGGTTGAATCTTTTAGCACCTTCGTCAAGTGCAT CTTCACACAGTTCAGAATTATTCTTGGAGACTTTGATTACGACGCCATCGACAGGGCTAACAGAGTTCTCGGGCCAATCTACTTTGTCACCTatgtgttctttgttttctttgttctaCTG AACATGTTTCTGGCCATCATAAATGACACGTATTCGGAGGTTAAGGAGGAGCTCTCCTCCCAAAAAGATGAGCTACAGTTTACTGACATCATCAAACAG AGCTATATGAAGACATTTATGAAGTTGAAacttaaaaaggagaaaataacagATGTTCAGAAGGTGCTACAATCTGGATCTAGAGAAATTGAATTCAAGGACTTCAGAGAAACCTTGAAAGA GATGGGACATGCTGACCATGAAATTTCTGCAGCCTTCTCACGGTTTGACCATGATGGGAACCAAATTCTAGACAAAGATGAACAAGCGAGGATGAAAATCGAGCTGGAAGAAAAAAGG GACGCTCTTTGCGCTGAACTTAATGATCTTGGAACAACTTATGGGAAAGAAGTACTGGAGAAGCCTCCCGTAACATCCAATGAGCAACAGAACCACTCCAGTCATGCCTTTGTTGATCGGGAACAGTTCATAAG ACTGTCCAAACAGGTTTTTCACCTTGAAAGCTCTGTGGCAGGAATTACATCCAGGATTGAGTTGATTATGGAAAAACTGGGATTACAAGAGAAAACGGCAAGGAAACTGACTGTAGCCAATAATGATGTGA TGACGCTGCCTCCAATGGGAGCGTCCTGGTTTGTGTGGACAGAGGGACGAAGGCTGAGCTGTCATCAAGGAAACCATCAGTTCACACACCCCCCACATACTACTGTCGTATGTGATTAA
- the pkd2l1 gene encoding polycystic kidney disease 2-like 1 protein isoform X2, producing MKCRNNRADSHLTGQVELNSVSNGAWVNQGYCGSPLPLPRAVSTAYNPQPLFQGSMDSMYKPDLPGPFPEERPSTDQSLGKKQRGCCSFIKGLWGTTLTENTSNNRELFVRTTLRELIVYLVFLVDISLLTYGMTSSSTYYYTKAMTDLFVNTAGASGVMFQSIGSMADFWTYTQGPMVDSLYWTKWYNDQSLDSGDQSFIYYENMLLGVPRMRQIKIMNNSCKVHKDFKDEIAECFDVYNDKKEDATSFGLINGTAWTYHTEKDIKGSSYWGLLATYSGAGYYQDLSRTKEESVIILQELVDNLWLDRGTRVAFIDFSTYNANINMFCVIRLVVEFPATGGAIPSYQIRTVKLIRYVTNWDFFILGCEIVFCLFIMYYVVEEILELRIHRLSYFKSIWNILDVVVIMLAIVAIIFNVFRTVKVDKLLGKLLEQPGIYADFEFLAFWQTQFNNMNAVNLFFAWIKVFKYISFNKTMTQLSSTLGRCAKDILGFAIMFFIVFFAYAQLGYLLFGTQVESFSTFVKCIFTQFRIILGDFDYDAIDRANRVLGPIYFVTYVFFVFFVLLNMFLAIINDTYSEVKEELSSQKDELQFTDIIKQSYMKTFMKLKLKKEKITDVQKVLQSGSREIEFKDFRETLKEMGHADHEISAAFSRFDHDGNQILDKDEQARMKIELEEKRDALCAELNDLGTTYGKEVLEKPPVTSNEQQNHSSHAFVDREQFIRLSKQVFHLESSVAGITSRIELIMEKLGLQEKTARKLTVANNDSDAASNGSVLVCVDRGTKAELSSRKPSVHTPPTYYCRM from the exons ATGAAGTGTCGGAACAACCGGGCCGACAGCCACCTGACCGGGCAGGTGGAGTTGAACAGCGTAAGCAACGGAGCCTGGGTGAACCAGGGCTACTGTGGCTCCCCTCTGCCCCTGCCCCGAGCAGTCAGCACCGCCTACAACCCCCAGCCCCTCTTCCAGGGCTCCATGGACAGCATGTACAAACCGGACCTCCCAGGCCCATTCCCAGAGGAACGGCCGTCCACCGACCAAAGCCTGGGGAAGAAACAAAGAGGCTGCTGCTCTTTTATCAAAG GCTTGTGGGGCACAACACTGACTGAAAACACCTCAAACAACAGAGAACTGTTTGTCCGAACCACGCTGCGAGAGTTAATAGTCTATCTGGTATTCCTGGTGGATATATCCCTCT TGACATACGGCATGACCAGCTCGAGCACCTATTACTACACTAAAGCCATGACGGACCTGTTTGTGAATACAGCTGGTGCAAGTGGGGTTATGTTTCAGTCCATTGGCTCCATGGCTGACTTCTGGACT TATACCCAGGGCCCAATGGTGGACAGCCTCTACTGGACTAAATGGTACAATGACCAATCCCTGGACAGCGGAGACCAGTCCTTCATCTACTATGAGAACATGCTGCTGGGAGTTCCTAGAATGAGGCAGATCAAGATTATGAACAACTCCTGCAAGGTCCACAAAGACTTCAAAGATGAGATCGCGGAATGTTTCGATGTTTACAATGATAAAAAGGAGGATGCCACTAGCTTCGGTCTCATCAATGGCACCGC ctGGACCtatcacacagagaaagacatcaaAGGTTCTTCTTACTGGGGATTGCTGGCCACATACAGTGGAGCGGGATACTACCAAGACTTGAGTCGCACCAAAGAGGAGAGCGTCATCATTCTGCAGGAACTGGTGGACAACCTGTGGCTCGACCGAGGAACCAGAGTAGCATTCATCGACTTCTCCACTTACAACGCAAATATTAACATGTTCTGTGTCATCAG GTTGGTTGTTGAGTTCCCAGCAACTGGCGGAGCAATCCCTTCCTACCAGATAAGAACAGTCAAACTGATCCGCTACGTCACCAACTGGGATTTCTTTATCCTCGGCTGTGAGATAGTATTCTGTTTATTCATTATGTATTACGTTGTGGAGGAAATTCTTGAGCTGCGAATACACCGGCTCTCCTATTTCAAAAGCATCTGGAACATACTGGATGTTGTTGTCATAATG CTCGCCATCGTTGCCATTATATTCAATGTTTTCCGAACTGTCAAAGTGGACAAGTTGCTGGGCAAACTGCTGGAACAACCCGGTATCTACGCTGACTTTGAATTTCTGGCCTTCTGGCAAACACAGTTCAACAACATGAATGCAGTGAACTTGTTCTTTGCGTGGATCAAG GTTTTCAAGTACATCAGTTTTAACAAGACGATGACTCAGCTGTCCTCCACACTGGGTCGATGTGCTAAAGATATCTTGGGCTTTGCCATTATGTTCTTCATCGTGTTCTTCGCCTATGCCCAACTTGGATATTTGCTCTTTGGGACACAGGTTGAATCTTTTAGCACCTTCGTCAAGTGCAT CTTCACACAGTTCAGAATTATTCTTGGAGACTTTGATTACGACGCCATCGACAGGGCTAACAGAGTTCTCGGGCCAATCTACTTTGTCACCTatgtgttctttgttttctttgttctaCTG AACATGTTTCTGGCCATCATAAATGACACGTATTCGGAGGTTAAGGAGGAGCTCTCCTCCCAAAAAGATGAGCTACAGTTTACTGACATCATCAAACAG AGCTATATGAAGACATTTATGAAGTTGAAacttaaaaaggagaaaataacagATGTTCAGAAGGTGCTACAATCTGGATCTAGAGAAATTGAATTCAAGGACTTCAGAGAAACCTTGAAAGA GATGGGACATGCTGACCATGAAATTTCTGCAGCCTTCTCACGGTTTGACCATGATGGGAACCAAATTCTAGACAAAGATGAACAAGCGAGGATGAAAATCGAGCTGGAAGAAAAAAGG GACGCTCTTTGCGCTGAACTTAATGATCTTGGAACAACTTATGGGAAAGAAGTACTGGAGAAGCCTCCCGTAACATCCAATGAGCAACAGAACCACTCCAGTCATGCCTTTGTTGATCGGGAACAGTTCATAAG ACTGTCCAAACAGGTTTTTCACCTTGAAAGCTCTGTGGCAGGAATTACATCCAGGATTGAGTTGATTATGGAAAAACTGGGATTACAAGAGAAAACGGCAAGGAAACTGACTGTAGCCAATAATGAT AGTGACGCTGCCTCCAATGGGAGCGTCCTGGTTTGTGTGGACAGAGGGACGAAGGCTGAGCTGTCATCAAGGAAACCATCAGTTCACACACCCCCCACATACTACTGTCGTATGTGA